Part of the Spinacia oleracea cultivar Varoflay chromosome 5, BTI_SOV_V1, whole genome shotgun sequence genome, AGGTTCATTTTCGTCATTGGAAGGTTCATTACTTACAACTCTGCTTGCTAGTCTTCTACTCTCGTCCCTGCATTTCGAAGATGTTTCCTTGGGCGGACAGGATATCGTGGAACTTTTAGGCAATCTGACTCTAACTTTGCGAGGTGCAGCCGAAGTCTTGGCAGCTTTGTCTTTTGGTGAAGTGTTAAGATCATCGCCCTTTCTCTCCTTTCTCTTCTTAGACCTGACATTTGTTAGACTAGGAGTTCTTGAAGCATAAGCCGCATTTAAAGAAACGACCGAATTCCACCATGTTGTGAAGCTTGGAGTGACTCGAGATTGGGCATTAAACGTGCGGCAAGGGACCAAAAAAGTAGCCCTAGTATGCAGACGAATGCTGGACTGAAAAAGATAGTACATATGCTCTCGGGTGATGTTTTGTGTCTGGACTACTAATTCGCCTGGCACATCTTGGTGAAATCCGAATTGCCGACCGAATCGATGAGGACTGTATGGCTCAACCACGTAGTTGTTGTCGAACCTCAAGGTCAGAAAACAGGACCGCATGCTAATGAAGAAGTTTGCGAATTGCTTTGGTTGATGGTTGCCATCTTCACGCTTCTCATCTGAATTACCACAAATTGAGTTAGCAAGCCAATTGAAATCCTTACCCGAAGAAACTAGCGATTTAGCATCTGGAGACTTTATGACAGAGTCAAGGCCTTGAATTCCAACCAGGGGAGCACCAACAAAATCGTAGGTGACGACGTGATGACTTCGAAAATACTTAGCGGTCCAGGCATACACATATTGTGCAGGGAAGGACTCGCGATGTTTGCCGGGGGTAGGAGAATTCGAAATTTTGCTCAATCCGTGGTAGATGCTCGCCAAAACAGGGATCGCCAAAGAAGTCTCTTTTCCACTTGCAAGAAATGACGCAGGTTTGAAAGATCCAGGACGGATGCAACCCAAATCTGACACCGGCAAAACAAAGGCACAAAGCCAACATGAGAGAAAGGCAGCCAAATATGTTTGTCGATGATGCGCTTCAGGAATCCGTAGGATGCGAAAGGCTTCGTACATCTTATGACTCCACGATCGAGGACCATTAAAGGAGCTGAAGTCTTTCATAAGTGTTGGAAGGACAGACTTTTTGTTGCCAGATGCCAAGAAATACTTTGATGCACCGCGAAACCAAAAATCACACCAAGTCTCGAACGTTATTGTTGTCACCTTGTGTTTCTCAGAAAGATAATGCAAAGCCATGAACAAATATTTGCAACTGTAAGGGAGGTATAGACTGTGCTCATCGTCGGAGCCTTCCAATTCAACGGCAGAAGGGACGACCTCGTCATAAAAAAGGCCAGTTACGGGAAGCCCACCAAGGTCGTATATATCCCAAAGACTGATTGACATTTCTCCAACTGAAGTGTGCAAGGTATTTGTCGTAGGACACCAGGATTCACAAAAAGCCTGCATGACAGGAGAATTACATTTGTAGATGTACATAGAAGCATAGACGGCATCAAGAATATGGGTGCTAGCGAGTGTGCGTCTGGAATGGTGCAGGACATCTTCTAACCATTCCCAGTAAAGAGGGATGTATGTTGGCTCGACTCCAAATTTCGGACTAGAACTCCATTTGGTCTCCTTGCGGGACAAACGCGTAGATAATGTCTGGAAAGAACACGCATCATCGCAGGGACGGTGATGTGAAGCGACAAGGACAGGATTAGGTGTTTTTCCACCAAATGCATTAACATCACGACTCTCCTTGTACCAGCTTTTCGGGCCCGAGAACTCCGTAGAAGAATGGATGTTTGCAAAAGGACCAATCACAGGAGGAAATGAACGAAAGTGCGCTCCATCGACCGAATTAGCATCTTCCATGAGTGACAAAGTCTCTTCTCCAGGAGTATTGTGATACTTGAAGTAAACCATGGTGACTCTTTGTTCCTACAAAgtcaacacaaaaaaaaaaagtgcaaGTTGATGCATGTATGACGATGCAGTTAATTAACAAAGTAATATTTAACGGAGGCATCATATTTGAAATATTGATCGTACAAACTAGTACAGATTATTGTCAACAATGTATCAACTTTGCCAATGATTACTACTGTGAACTACACCCGGTATTAAAAGAAAGTACACAGATTATATTACAGGAAGCAGTTGTATtatgttcgaccgcacaaaaaaaagggggagcaaGTTCAAGTTTGGGGTTGCTGTTATCGATCATCATTCATCatgttcgtaaaaaaaaaaaaaagagaaaagaaaaaaaggggtTGCATGTATTCATGTGAATTGGAAAGAGACAAAAGAAAGAGACAaaagaaaaagacaaaaaagaatCATCACAATCATGCAtcaccatttaaaaaaaaaaaaaaaaaaaaaaaattggaaataaAAATTAGGGAGTACAATATCACGTGAATAGGAtgggaaagaaagaaaaagacaaAAGAATTTTGTAGCCCAGCATCATCAATTACTATCATCATCTATTATTCTTTTATGATATGaataaagaataaataaaaataaaaaaagaaaagaaagaaggaTGGCATCACGTGAAGGGTGAAAGAAGACAAAACAAGAAAATgactcaacttttttttttttttttttttttgtggtctATATTTTACTCTTcggtatcatcatcatcaacaacaatataaattaatcatacgaacaaaaaaaaaaaaaaaaggaaggggGGCAAGCAAACAGGTCGCCATGGAAATTACAATGCTTCAAAGGTTAAAATTGCTGAAAGAAAATACAGCAGAGTATACATACTGGGTCTGAAAGTCGGATCGCGCCTCAACAACGGTGGCGCAGTGCTGTGACGGTGGTGATGGACGGACAGCAGGTCAACAGGAACAACCACCTCTCAGATTCGATGACGGTGGTGCTAGGCGGCTTGGGACTCCACGAGCAGGACCAGTCGCGGATGAACAACTCCTCCACAGGCTGCTTGTCGGACTCACGAACTATTCGATGACGACCGTTGGGTTGGTGTTCGGACCGATTCGATGACGACCGTTGGTTTGGTGATGACGTCTACTGGTTCGTTCCTCTTTCACGGGCTATTCGATGACGAAGATTCGGTATTGTACTCCTCGGAGTCTCTGATCAAAGGTCGTTGAGTTGTTGTTGATGGTGAGGTGAATTGATAGCATAAGAGGTGTATTTATAGTCTTGTAGCTCATAGTCCTACTTCAAAGCAAATTTAGAAGAAGATATGTTTTGGGTAAATTTTATCCAATATATTAAGCATTTATTTTGAGTCCTACTCCATGTTGGATTCTAATCAGTTGAGAAAAGCTTGAGACCTATGGAAAATCAACTACTACTGTGAAGATGTGAAGATGGAATTTGCTCGAAGTCTATCCCATTTGGGTCTTGTCTTGGGTAATTGATGTCCATTATAATTCTTTCCTATCATCAAAGAAGTGACATAACCGAAGTATTGTGTTGACAGTAGGATACTAAAAAGCTGTTAGAACTTGGCCAAGATAGATGCACTAATTGTATCCTAATTGGTTTAGTTGGGAATCAGTGGAGTCCTAGTATTATTCTATTTCGTAAAGTGTGATGTTGTCTTGGAAGAGTTTCACACCAAAGAAAATGCATAGCGTGAGTGCATGCATCAAAATGGATCAGTGATCCGAAGATTCGGTCCAGCCCATCCATCAAAAGGGTGGGTCAACAAGTTGGGCCAAAAGACCAAATATTACTCCTATTtcagaaaaaaaaggaaagttcGGAGTACGTGAAGAAGTGCAAACTGGATTTCGAGATCGGACCACGAGCAAACACTCAAAGATTCGTGTACGTAACCGATCTCGAGGGGGCAATTTGTAGGCATTAAAAATATGAAGAATGCCACATCATCATTTTTTGTCCCGAAAAAGTCAAATGTTGACTTCTATTATTAAATGTCAGATAAATTGtttaatttgggttataaaccaAATAGGCCCATTTTTAATAAATGACGTTCATTTAATAGGAGTGGGTTATTTAAATGAGCTTAAGTAAATAGGCCCATTTATCCACAAAAggaaaaccctaaacctaagaaGAGGATATAAAAAGTTCTCTCCAAGTCATTTGGCAGACAGACTGAACGTAGTATACAAACACCTACTACTCTCCAGAAAAAACCCGAAGACGGCTTCCAAGCACACAAGTCTGACATCAAATCTcggtggaagaagaacaacaagcacAAACGCCGTTCTACCTTCAAACCACAAATTCTTGCTGTTGTAGAGATCGAATCAGTGGATAAACattagagattgtacccaaatacaaaatcaataaaaatatattttgttcaCATTATTTTGATTCTGTTATTTTTGCAGACTCGTAAATTTGTGTTTACACCCACATATAGCAAAAAGTAGTGGGGACTAATATTACTTTAAGGATAGTGATAATCACGATCCTAATTTTTCATCTCAATAAATTAATTCTAACAGATCCCATGTGACTTAAATCATGCATTAAAGATTACAAGAGAATATTTGAATAGTTTAAAAGTCAAAACGTTGCAACTATTAGAAAACGGATGAAGTACCAAATTACCAATGATGgccataataataaaaaaaaaaataaaaaaaaaagagaggaaaCTAGCTAGTGTTAAATCACACCACTAGCTAAAAGATAACGAGAATATAGAAGAGCGATTAATAaatatctatacctagtattttaaAAGAATAACCATAGATAATTgcatgacacgtgtcacctccaTATTTCATCTATACAATTTTTTTCTTTAGTCGTTTGTTATACGAAGGTTTTTACAACTTCAACATCTCTTCCACGGTTTCACTCCATTTTCCtctttaacactcaatattaattcatcatttaattttttttccaacttTCACATTTACAATCAATCAAATATTtccactaaaataaaaaaaacctcaATAAAATTAGCACTCTAAAAGACGACTAAATAACCACTATATAATTGCCCGTTCTTCAAATGAGATTATATAAAAGCGATCAATATATATTATTCAATTCAAACCATGCTGATAGCGCAATTAAAACTAGTAACGTGACAATTAAATTCAGAAATTAGTAAATAAAACCATTCATTTCAAATAAACTTAATCAATACCGAGTACTCCATCCGTATAGTACGATTAATTTATGAAAGGACGTGTTTGCcatttaggctccgtttggtaaggcgtaaaacgttttcattgtaaaccgattttccatggaaaacagtTTTCAAGGgaacacacaattccaaactagttttcctttgtttggtaacttaaaggaaaatggaagaagatggtgaagattgaggggatgaaaaggagagggaggtaagaaggaaagaaggaaaagtggttccCCTCCCTTTCAATTGGAAAAGGATTTTCTATCTTTGAGAGAGTAatggaaaattatttttcatcccttacccaaccaaacaacgtaaaatgattaaaaaggggaaaatcgttttccatgaaaacgttttacgccctatcaAACGGAGCCTTAAAAGAAATTTGGTAATACTTTTATCCAATTTGAGGAGGACAAAATACATCATCTGAATCAACCTCAACAAAAACCCGATAACTGCACAAGTCTTGCTGCATTCCCATTCCAGGGCGTATGATGATGGCTTCTAATACTTTGTCATTCTCTCTTTTTATTGTTGATATCCTCTCCGACTAACTCCGGCCACACGTTCTTTCCTACGCCGAAATCCTTGACAGGTCCTGTACACGCGTAATTTTTCGAATACGAATTTTCAAACCCATTTCTTCCTTTAAACTTCTCGGAAGATTTCAAAAATGGGTTTTAGAACAATTGTTAAGGGGGGGAATATCTTCCACGTGACATGGCAACAAAAGATTAAGTGGCAGCCTACGCAACAGCCAACATGCATGTGACGTGGATTGAAGTATAAGTCCAATAACGACTAGGAAACGTGCCCTTGACCAACTCGCTGATCAGTGAGATAGAGGGAGACGTGTCCCTGAAATCAAGGAGCCAAGCCGTCGTGTTCAACGACTCTAAGAGCATCTTCAATGGTAAGCTAATTTCTAAATTAGCTTGTCATGCCACATAATATATCAAGCTATTTCCCTTTTAAGCTAGTTGGTACCCCAATGGTTAGCTACTAGCTTAATATTAATGTGATCAAATTTGTCAATTAATATgttaaatataattttatttaatattatttcattgGCTAATTTTTTTCAAGAAAATTAGCTTGttcaagctaatttgcttggccaagctaattcATCATTTgaactccaatggtcaagctagtagcttggaatttctaaaaattgcaagctagtccctagctagatacaaccattggagatgctctaataCAGCTACCCTACATATATCTAGCTTGTACATAACCTAGAAAACATGTATAAATAGGTTACTCAACTTCATTGTAAATATACGCTATCATTTGCTCAAGCTCTCGTCTATTAATAATATCATCCTTATTCCTCTTATTGTTCTTATCGCATTCTTATTGTTCTTGTGTTATCTTGCTTGTTCGTATTGTTAGCACCGTCTCTCGACGAATTTGACCCTAGGTAGAATTTGTTCAAAACAGAGTATTTCGTAGAAGTGTATACGTACAATTGAGTTCAATATATATAGAGCAAAAACATAAATGTtattacttttttattttatttcaacaTTACATAATCGCGCTAGCTAGTCATTACACATATTTATTCATACTCCGTACTTTAATTTTATGTGTACGCATTTATTACTTGGCTTGCTTAACCGGCCATTGGAGGACGAGTGACGATTCCATCAGAATCAACAATGACAAAGACACGGTAGCAGTTGTAGTCGGCTGGGACCCAAGGTTTATCCCAAACAATGGGATTAACATGAGGGTTTTCTTCCTTAATGATTTTTGCTGCTTCTTCTCCCTTTATTCCTTCAAGCTCTGGCCAGCTAAGTTTCCCTGCAAAATTCATTAATTATTCAAAGGAGAGTTTAACATGAATAATTGTATTTAACAATTTAAAGTCATTTTTTTACAGTTTAAAAACATATACTTAGTATATTTTTCAACTATAATTAGCACTTAAGAGGAAAGCAACCAACAACAATTTACATATCCTCCCAGATCCTTCTCGCTCAAAGTTGAGAACCCTATGTTATTCAAGTAAGTATATAGGTTTAGATTTTCTTAATGGTTAATTTCATCATCACTTTTGATAATATTATGTATCTATGTGCTTTTAAATcgtaaaaatgtatttttaaacTATATAAATGTGCTTTTGAGAGGGTTAAAATACAAAACGGTGTCGTTTTAACCCAGTTGTATGTAGCTCTATATGCAATATATACACAACCACCGGATTTAGAATCTAATTTGCGTTATATTGACAGAAAACAATAAGAAAAAgctaaattgaattgaattaatgaaagttaAGCACTTAATTAAGCCTAGTAAAAACTCACCAGATGGGCATAAATCTAATTCCATCTCTTGGTTTCTCTTTGAATTGTTTAGTATCACTCAAAGTTGCAAGATTATTTGTAATTAAGGTTTGGTGGTTGGTTATGTTGATGCAATAAAAATTGTGTTCATTTTATAGACGAGTGGTTCACTAATATGTACATCGTTGCTTTCAATGACAAAATTGTTTTGGTATCTAAAACTAATCTTATTGCAGCCCAAAAACGTGGGATAAAAATTGTATGGCCTGAATGAGATTGGGATAAAACTCATTTGgagtgttttgatgatttttattttttactaggGACCATTATTCAATTCCTTTGTACGATAGTAGCTCCAATCCTCCAACCTTACCGACCATAAAATTAATACTACTTCCGTTCTTATATGTTTTTAACGGTTACTGTTTTCACGCGAATTAAGGCAAATGAGAGTATGAGCAAGTGAGCGAAATTGACATCTTATTTATGTGTGAAAGTAGATGAATAAAAAAATCAGAATAGAGGGTATAATGAGCCAATAAATGTTACAAGTGGATGAATAGAAAATCAGAATAGATGgtataattgtaaatattgtattccaaaaatagaatataaCATAATTGCAAAGAACTTCAGGAACAGACTTAAACGGGAAGCGTAAATAACttcaggaacggaggtagtatttccTTTGTTTTCTAATAGCTGCaacgttttgacttttattgTCAACGTACAATGTTactattaatatcttaaattgcatatatgtaaaaattataatgtttgatattatgaaattatacaTCAAGATGAATCTAGCATGATCCTGGACTCCTGGTAGTGTAGTCTTTATTATACAGTGAGTTTTTGTTGGGAAATATCCAAGATTGATAGAATGGAGATAAAATGAGTGTTTTAAATGTTTAGATCACCtttttatgtttgaatttgAGTGGGCCTACTAGTTGGGCTAAATTGTTCTATGGGCTTGAGAGTGCTTGTGGTTGGGTTATTAATATGTAACtacattaataataataaaatattacgtTTTTGGTTAGTCACAAAATTAGAGGTTTATTAACTTTCTCCTAATCCTATCTTTTCATTTTGAGCAGTTACGCTGTTTCAAGTCATGATCATTTAATTTTCTCTGGCTGTTTATATTCCTGACTCTTCTCATCAAACATATCTTCTTTCTCTCAGAAACTACTTTACATTTATAAGGAGATTATTGCTTTGCCACAATTAATCCTGGTTTAGGGAAATCTTGGAAATAACTTAGCCGGTAACCCATAGCAAGAAAGAGTATGGACTAATATTACTTTAAGAATATAGATAATCATGATCCTAATTCTTCATCTCAAAACGTTACAACTATTAGAAAATGGACGAAGTACCAAATTACCAACGATGAcaataatatattaaaaaaaaaaagagtagctACTAGCTAGCTAGTCTTAAATTACACCACTAAAAGATAACGATAATACATAACATGGAGCGATCAATAATATATAattctccgtttctttttgttctttacgttttgtcttttgcacgtttattaacgatcAATAATGAGCATTgagatttttctattttttttatttaaacaaggaaaattatgtttatttataatgttttcattcttatcaaaattctgatattggaaaaatgaaaaaaaatttaatgtcccaatagaaaagtgtgagatattagatgattcaatgaatttaattggttaaaataatcatttgacacaaattttaatagaatattaaagcatttatgtgattgtataaaagaaaatgtaaagaacattttgaaacacccaaaaagaaaaacataaggaacaaaaagaaacagagtAAGTACTATTCAATTCAAACCATTTTCATAGCAGATTAACAACAACTAAAactttcaccaaaaaaaaaaaaaaacaactaaaACTAATAACGTgacaattaaattaaaaaatgagTAAATAAAACCATTAATTCCAAATAAACTTAACCAATACCGAGTATTACATCCCTTCGATTAATTCATGAAAGGACGTGTTTGCCCTTTATTGTGAAAAGACGTGTTTACCCTTTAAaagaaatttggtaatatttttaTCCAATATGAGGAGGACAAAATACAACACCATCTGAATTAACCTGAACAAAAACCCGATAACTGCATAAGTTTTGCTGCATTCCCATTCCAGGGCGTATGATGGTGGCTTCTAATACTTTGTCATTCTCTCTTTTTATTGTTGTTACTGCTACTTCCCCATTCTCTCCGACTAACTCCGGCCACACGTTCTTTCCTACGCCGAAACCCTTAACAGGTCCTGTACACGTGAAAATAAAAGTACGTAGAAATATTATTCAGCGTTACAAAATATATTACGTATGCATAATGTTATACTATCCCgttgtaaaattatttttacactaatatttgcataaatattaagagaaaatagaaaaggatgtgtaaaaatgtggatggatataattaaatatgaataaagtaagagaaatggtTAACATGGTGGTTGAGACttgagtgtaagaaaaaaaattgaataaagtGAGAGAATTTGAGTGAGAAGTTATAAATGTTGTGAGGTAAGAAGGAAAAGATAGTAACTTTTGatgtcaaaaaatagaataaagcaaactgaaaataacattatgaaacagactaaaatAAAAACTATAAAGATTATTTTGAAAAGAAGGTAGTATTTACCAAATTAATCAATACTAAatatgaatatatatatataacgaATTCGAATTGTTAAAGCATATTTTACCTGAGCATGAAATAGGGGGGCATTTGCATTCACCTTCTTGTTccatctttaatttttttttttcctataatGTTTGTCTCTAAAATTTCCATTCCCTGGCTTTATAAGTAGACATATTAGTCAACctttgattttttgatttttttttttttaataataaatttgtggcttttctttatttttatgagGCCATTTCGCAGAAGTTAAGTTGGGTTCTTTCAATTATTAGATAGACGAACATTCATGTGGACAGCTAGCTTGGTGTGCACCAATTTAATATGTTCGTAAAACAGTTCAAGTTGACATACTGTGAATAATACATAAAGTCTATATTCGACGTATGTATtacaaacaaaattaaaataaaattgaatgtAAGTAAATGGGGTAGGATTATTTGTGACACATCATACACATACTCTCCATTGATCAGTTTTAATCGATCAGTTTTAATCACAACGTTAAGATATCATTGATACGTTGACCAAAAGaccgttttattttatttttttgacatAAGTTTATACAATTAAACAATATTTTTAACGATAAGGGTAAGAACACCAAAACCATGCACTACTACGTATCTTTCGACCATGTAGCTCAAGTATAAATACGTACTTCGTAATGAATTATGCATAAATACATGCAAAACCATTGATAAATGATTTATTTAATGATTGAAAGCCTTGAAACGGCATTATTATTTATACGAAATAAACGAAGTACATAAGTAGTACGGAGTACGTACTTTATATATTCTTTGAatcaatagaaaaaaaaattgcactTATTTCTTAATTAACCAATGGTAGGAGGACGAACTACCAACCGATTACAATCAACCCAAACCCAAACCCGATCACACCTAAAATCATCTGTAACCGCGGTACCATCCGGTAAGACGATGGCTTCCACATTAGGATTCTCTCTTTCTATGATTATTGCGGCTTCCTTCCCGTTTTCTCCTACTAGCTCGGGCCACACGTTCTTCCCTGTAACATAATATTGCTCAATATAATTAAGTTGTGAAAGATGATAAAATATATGTCATCGGATAAAAGGTTGACATAAGTGAAATCAAGTACAGGTGACCATAATTGGAGAAAAAAATGTCGGATGTAAAAAGTGAATAGAACTTAGAAAAACAAAGATATACATAACACTACCTTTGCAAAAATCTCCAGTCGACATTTTATTTTCTTGTTCTTTCTCCTTCTTTTGAAACTAGATTTATGCTCAGATCTTTATAATAAGATAAGTAATTAAGCTAGTTAATATCTATATTTCTAGGgcaatgtatatatata contains:
- the LOC130460598 gene encoding uncharacterized protein — encoded protein: MVYFKYHNTPGEETLSLMEDANSVDGAHFRSFPPVIGPFANIHSSTEFSGPKSWYKESRDVNAFGGKTPNPVLVASHHRPCDDACSFQTLSTRLSRKETKWSSSPKFGVEPTYIPLYWEWLEDVLHHSRRTLASTHILDAVYASMYIYKCNSPVMQAFCESWCPTTNTLHTSVGEMSISLWDIYDLGGLPVTGLFYDEVVPSAVELEGSDDEHSLYLPYSCKYLFMALHYLSEKHKVTTITFETWCDFWFRGASKYFLASGNKKSVLPTLMKDFSSFNGPRSWSHKMYEAFRILRIPEAHHRQTYLAAFLSCWLCAFVLPVSDLGCIRPGSFKPASFLASGKETSLAIPVLASIYHGLSKISNSPTPGKHRESFPAQYVYAWTAKYFRSHHVVTYDFVGAPLVGIQGLDSVIKSPDAKSLVSSGKDFNWLANSICGNSDEKREDGNHQPKQFANFFISMRSCFLTLRFDNNYVVEPYSPHRFGRQFGFHQDVPGELVVQTQNITREHMYYLFQSSIRLHTRATFLVPCRTFNAQSRVTPSFTTWWNSVVSLNAAYASRTPSLTNVRSKKRKERKGDDLNTSPKDKAAKTSAAPRKVRVRLPKSSTISCPPKETSSKCRDESRRLASRVVSNEPSNDENEPSGDEHAGEPTILDDIFAEDYGPELSPEEIENLQSDANIAVELTACENTFVSLPEQQFIDDVVIDTAPTTSVSTASTESPSFNAQDMITKATNRADRYAASLMINEIKDKLMKTPLAKVHELAQEFEQVFSYVRDKKIDISAIESFIKGYIGCGSQLHHVRLGKQGDPTLNDLEQRSLEIETSVQTTTIAGKAEEERMQALHKEIDQIQQEQAEHKRKLNDLAERADRLLPLISESEEKFQGYVIQKKEQENSLLIMKENIVAAKEVEAKLAEAEKQFGVARDALQAFKFEP
- the LOC110782364 gene encoding proteinase inhibitor, which encodes MEQEGECKCPPISCSGPVKGFGVGKNVWPELVGENGEVAVTTIKRENDKVLEATIIRPGMGMQQNLCSYRVFVQVNSDGVVFCPPHIG
- the LOC130460848 gene encoding inhibitor of trypsin and hageman factor-like, coding for MSTGDFCKGKNVWPELVGENGKEAAIIIERENPNVEAIVLPDGTAVTDDFRCDRVWVWVDCNRLVVRPPTIG